In the Mycosarcoma maydis chromosome 6, whole genome shotgun sequence genome, one interval contains:
- a CDS encoding uncharacterized protein (related to NADH-ubiquinone oxidoreductase MLRQ subunit) encodes MVGPAAQAAKNKARQVFMKNWYAPEVLPIYVITGLAAGGATWYLSRLARGPDVIWDRKNNPTPWNNVEPGTQTKLMTVNQQFDKQYKRDRL; translated from the exons ATGGTCGGaccagcagctcaagcagccaagaacaaggctCGTCAGGTCTTCATGAAGAACTG GTACGCTCCCGAAGTTCTTCCTATCTACGTTATTACTGGTCTCGCTGCCGGTGGTGCCACTTG GTATCTGAGCCGCCTTGCACGAGGACCCGACGTCATCTGGGACCGCAAGAACAACCCCACCCCATGGAACAACGTCGAGCCAGGCACCCAAACCAAGTTGATGACGGTCAACCAGCAGTTTGACAAGCAGTACAAGCGCGACCGTCTTTGA
- a CDS encoding putative glutamate dehydrogenase (NADP(+)) — protein MSNLPSEPEFEQARNELATTLAPFLEQYPEYNKAFEIVQIPERIIQFRVVWEDDNHVSQVNRGYRVQFNSALGPYKGGLRLHETVNLSVLKFLGFEQIFKNALTGLNIGGGKGGSDFNPKGKSDGEVRRFCKAFATELQRHIGPNTDVPAGDIGFSTREAGFVFGTYKQLRNEWTGVITGKALDWGGSNIRPEATGYGLIYYVEHMINHVEQGTNGFNGKKVVISGSGNVAQYAALKVLELGGTVLSLSDSKGSLIAKDTKGFTAEMISKIAEIKYNRGELESFGTASGALEWHAGARPWKLFSSYDVALPCATQNELNADEAKFSLSAGCRYVAEGSNMGLDQAAIDVYEQSRITDPSKACWYGPGKAANSGGVAVSGLEMAQNSARLTWSPEEVDQKLKDIMKNAYENCFKTGQAFPAKNDKVADKLPSLVGGANIAGFKKVADAMKQHGDWF, from the coding sequence ATGTCCAACCTTCCCTCTGAGCCCGAGTTCGAGCAGGCTCGCAACGAGCTGGCCACCACACTCGCTCCTTTCCTGGAGCAGTACCCGGAATACAACAAGGCGTTTGAGATTGTTCAGATCCCCGAGCGCATCATCCAGTTCCGTGTGGTCTGGGAGGACGACAACCACGTCTCACAGGTAAACCGCGGTTACCGTGTTCAGTTCAACTCGGCGCTCGGTCCTTACAAGGGAGGTCTTCGTCTGCACGAGACCGTCAACCTGTCCGTGCTCAAGTTTTTGGGTTTCGAGCAGATCTTCAAGAACGCCCTAACCGGTCTCAACATTGGTGGTGGTAAGGGTGGAAGCGACTTCAACCCCAAGGGCAAGAGCGATGGTGAAGTGCGTCGATTCTGCAAGGCCTTTGCTAccgagctgcagcgacACATTGGTCCCAACACCGACGTACCCGCCGGTGACATTGGCTTCTCGACGCGTGAGGCCGGTTTCGTGTTTGGAACGTACAAGCAGCTTCGAAACGAATGGACCGGTGTGATCACCGGTAAGGCGTTGGACTGGGGTGGATCCAACATCCGTCCTGAAGCCACTGGCTACGGTCTGATCTACTACGTCGAGCACATGATCAACCACGTCGAGCAGGGCACCAACGGCTTCAACGGCAAAAAAGTCGTCATCTCAGGATCCGGTAATGTGGCACAGTACGCTGCGCTCAAGGTACTCGAACTCGGAGGCACCGTGCTCTCGCTTTCCGACTCAAAGGGTTCTCTGATCGCCAAGGACACTAAGGGCTTCACCGCCGAGATGATCTCCAAGATCGCCGAGATCAAGTACAATCGTggtgagctcgagtcgtTCGGTACCGCTTCCGGTGCGCTCGAGTGGCACGCCGGTGCTCGCCCTTGGAAGCTGTTCTCGTCGTACGACGTTGCGCTGCCGTGCGCCACGCAAAACGAGCTGAATgccgacgaggccaagTTTTCGCTCTCGGCCGGCTGTCGTTACGTCGCCGAGGGTTCCAACATGGGTCTCGACCAAGCCGCCATCGACGTGTACGAACAATCGCGTATCACCGACCCCTCGAAAGCGTGCTGGTACGGTCCCGGAAAAGCTGCCAACTCGGGCGGTGTCGCCGTCTCTGGCCTGGAAATGGCGCAAAACTCGGCGCGCCTCACGTGGTCCCCCGAAGAGGTTGACCAGAAACTCAAGGACATTATGAAAAACGCCTACGAGAACTGCTTCAAGACCGGCCAGGCTTTCCCTGCCAAGAACGACAAGGTCGCCGACAAGCTGCCCAGCTTGGTCGGTGGTGCCAACATTGCTGGCTTCAAGAAGGTTGCCGACGCCATGAAGCAGCACGGCGACTGGTTCTAG